A stretch of Vigna angularis cultivar LongXiaoDou No.4 chromosome 4, ASM1680809v1, whole genome shotgun sequence DNA encodes these proteins:
- the LOC108331029 gene encoding probable 2-oxoglutarate-dependent dioxygenase AOP1, which translates to MMICCFDLWKGGKTVEEGSEEWKEMSKKVREACESDGCFLLRCDEINSKGAREELFKNMEELFHLPQQTKQQHIVSKPFSSFNVNKFMHTHYESFGLDDVLLSTSVDTLANVMWPQGNPHFCETLKGMSLKMSEVSLMILKMIVEGYGLSQHHISDVENMKSCSHVRLNMYITDKNNTANKDKSNGHTDKNTLTILCENEVQGLQVLSKTGTWVDIVVPQNCFVVIVGDTLKAWSNGRLHAATHRVIMSGEKERYTFGVFVAPKEEMKIEVPRGLVDEKIHPLRYRPFNYGEFISHFVSTHDHNAVDVFAGV; encoded by the exons ATGATGATTTGTTGTTTTGATTTGTGGAAGGGTGGAAAGACAGTAGAGGAAGGGAGTGAGGAGTGGAAAGAGATGAGCAAGAAAGTGAGAGAAGCATGTGAGAGTGATGGTTGTTTCCTCTTGAGGTGTGATGAGATAAACTCCAAAGGTGCACGCGAAGAGCTGTTTAAGAATATGGAAGAATTGTTTCATTTGCCTCAACAAACAAAGCAACAACACATCGTTTCAAAACCTTTTAGTAGCTTCAACGTCAATAAGTTTATGCACACTCACTATGAAAGCTTTGGACTCGATGATGTTCTTCTCTCAACATCTGTGGACACCTTAGCCAACGTCATGTGGCCTCAAGGAAACCCACATTTTTG TGAGACATTGAAGGGTATGAGCTTAAAGATGTCAGAAGTAAGCTTGATGATCTTGAAAATGATTGTGGAGGGTTATGGCCTTTCCCAGCATCACATTTCAGATGTTGAAAACATGAAGAGTTGTAGCCACGTACGATTGAACATGTACATTACCGACAAAAACAATACTGCAAACAAGGATAAGTCCAACGGTCACACTGATAAAAACACCTTAACCATTTTGTGCGAAAATGAAGTTCAGGGTTTGCAGGTGCTATCCAAAACAGGCACATGGGTTGACATAGTGGTACCCCAGAATTGCTTTGTGGTTATTGTTGGTGATACATTAAAG GCATGGAGCAACGGAAGGCTTCATGCAGCGACACATAGAGTGATAATGAgtggagagaaagagagatacACTTTTGGAGTTTTTGTGGCACCAAAGGAAGAGATGAAGATTGAGGTGCCTCGTGGGTTGGTTGATGAGAAAATTCATCCTCTTCGTTATCGTCCATTTAATTATGGAGAGTTTATCAGTCACTTTGTTTCAACTCATGACCATAATGCGGTTGATGTGTTTGCTGGTGTTTGA